GCAATACGGCTCTGTTTTAATGCCACACGCTCAGAAGCGGTTAGCACATAATCAGACTCAAATTGATTTAATAGCATACGTTGTTTTACTCTAGCATCTGACTGCAAAGAGTCTTGTGCTTGGACTGTCTGCATGCTCAAAATACCGCATAGCAAAAATCCACAAAAAATGGTTAGTTTTTTCATTTTAATAGCTTGTTCTACTTTAAAATTAAGATAAAAAATCCGATTCCCCCTTGAATATGAAATAAAATGGTAGTTAATCGGATAAATAAGTTAGTTTATCCAATTTATACAATATCCCTAAACCACCCACTTGAACCATCTGATTTTCAATATTTTAAAAAAAATAACCCGCAAATAAACTGCACTATTGTTATTTTGAATAAAGCTGCTGACCTCTGTTTTTTAACAGGGATGCAGATTAATTTTAAATTCTATTTTTTTAGGTTACTATTTTGAATTAAAACATCAATCTATGGAGAAATAATGGTCCAATTTTGTCAAATAATAGGATTCATTAGTAAATTGGTTGCCAATTCACCAACATTTCAAAGAATTGAAATAGGTAATGTCAATTTTTAATACCTTTGCATCTTGAAAAATTCTATATGATAGTCTGGATTGTTTTTATTGCCTTTGTACTTATATTTCTTGCATTAGATTTAGGTGTTTTTCATAAAGATGAACATGTTATTAAATCTAAAGAAGCAGGAATCTGGACTGCTATTTTTGTAACGGTTGCATTTGCCTTTAGTGGCGTCATCTATTGGTTGTTCAGTGCAGAAATTATTGCCAACCCAACAGGACTAACACCTAATGATGCCGTATTAAAATATATTACCGGTTATCTTATTGAGCTTTCACTAAGTGTAGACAACGTTTTTGTAATTGCCGTTATATTCTCATCATTTAAGATTCCGCCATTATATCAACATCGTGTATTGTTTTGGGGTATACTTGGTGCGATTGTATTTAGAGCATTAATGATATTTTTCGGAGTTGCCCTAATCACCAAATTTGATTGGATTATCTATGTGTTTGGAGTATTCCTTTTATATACAGCATTTAACATGCTAAAAGGTGATGATGATAACTTTGACCCTAAGAACTCTTTTGTATTTAAACAGATTAAAAAGATATACCCAGTAACTTCTACAATGCACGGTCATGATTTCTTTGTAAAAAGAATGGGCCTAAATGCTGCTACTCCCCTATTTGTAGCTCTAATTGTTATTGAACTTACCGATATTCTTTTCGCTTTAGATAGCATACCTGCAATTCTAGCAATTACAGCTGATCCATTTATCGTGTTTACTTCGAATATCTTAGCTATTTTAGGATTGCGTTCTATGTACTTTTTAATCTCTAGAATGCTAGAGAAGTTTAAGTATATTAATTACAGCTTGGTCGTTATTCTTGCCTTTGTGGGACTAAAGATGTTATTCTCCCATTACATACATTTACCAGAATGGGTTTCTTTAACGGTTATTTCAGTTGCATTAGTATCGGGAATTTTAGCGTCAATGTTAATTAAGGATAAAGAATAGTTCTTTTAAAAGCTATTTTAAGATATTACTTTTCAGCTAATTTGGCGTCGATAATCGCCATGGCATCATTGACTGTTTGCATCTGATCCATGTCATCATTTTCTAAGCGAATATCGAAAGCGTCTTCTACGTCTAATACAATATCTACAAGATTTGCAGAATTGATATTTAGATTATTCATGAAGTGGCTATCTTGCTTAATGTCAGTAACCGCTACGTCTTCGGGAAGATAAATTTTAATAATATCTTTTAATTTTTGGTATTTTTCTTCTTTAAGCATATTTAAGTTTAATTAAAATACCTTTTGGTATTATTATAGATTTTATTCTTCTTTTGAAAACGCTTTAAATATAACACAAGCATTTACATCTCCGAATCCAAAACTTGCTTTTGCGATTATTTTTGGAGCATGTTTTATTGTTTCCCTCGGAATACAAGATTCTGAAATCAATTTAGAAATCTCTGGATGTATGTCGTCACAGTTCACATTCTTAAACACTACTTGCTCTTTAAACTGCAATACCGCCGCAACACTTTCTATACTACCTGCTGCCGCCAAACAATGACCCACTGATCCCTTAAATGAATTGATATACGGAAAATCATCATGTTCCCTTCCCAGCGCTTTACTCCAATTTTCTATTTCCAATCCGTCTTTAGTAGTTGCAGTTAAATGTCCGTTAATGACATCAATATTTGAAGCTTCAATTCCTGCATTAGTTATGGCATTACGAATACAACGCTGCACCGCCATACTATTTGGTGCGGTCATGGACCCTTCCCCTAATTGTCCGCCGCTATTAATTTCACCTCCAAGCACTTCTACATAAATATGTGCACCTCGTTTTTGGGCGCTTTCCAAGGACTCTAACACCAACGCACCTGCACCACTACCGGGAATGAATCCGGCTGCTGTGGCACTCATAGGTCTACTTGCTTTCGACGGATTGTCATTATAGCCTCTTGGTAAAATACGCATGGCATCAAAACCACCCCATACATACGGTCCACTATCACTACAGCTACCGGTCAGCATAATTTCTGCCTTTCCCTGACTAATACGGTCGTATGCCATAATAATACCTTCTGCACCTGTTGTACATGCCGCGGAATTTGTTGTGACTTGATTTCCGCAACCTAATAATCCACCTAAATAAGCACTTATACCGCTTGCCATGGTCTGTATTACTGAAGTACTACCAAGTCTACGTACATTTCCTTCATCGATTAAATGAATGGCTTCCCTAAACTTATCGACCCCCAAAATTCCGGTTCCAAAAATGATTCCGCGATCCCAGCTTGGTTCATCGGTCGTATTCTTTTCTAACCCGGCATCTTTCCAAGCATCTATACCTGCAATGACTCCGTATACAATTCCCGTAGCATTTAATCCTCTGCGCTCTAACGGAGTAAAATACTTATCCATGAGATTGTCTTTGACTAAAGGCTCGCCAGCAACTTGACAACCAAAACCTAACTTCTCTAGATTTGGTTGATGCCGAAGTCCACTTTTACCTTCTAGCAAGGCATTTGTGAAATCGGTAAGACCTAGACCATTTGGTGCACATACCCCTAAGCCAGTTATAACTACGCGTCTACTCATTTGCTATACCTATCATGCCTGCCAAAACTCCTTTACAGACCAGTTTATCATCTTCATTGTACATTTTAACCTCGCACTTTAATTTCTGAAATCGAAAATAAATCAAATTTGAAACCACCCTAACCCGTTCTCCAGGAAATACAGGCAAAAGAAATTCCATTTGAGAACTACTCATACCAATACCTACATTTTCTAGTTCGGTCTTTTGACCTAATAGATAAATACCTAGGCAGACCAAGCCAATTTGTGCGCAACATTCCGTTAAAATCACTCCTGGTGTTACAGGATCATTCTTAAAATGCCCTTTGTAAAAATCTGCATCTGATGAAAACGTATATTTCCCTTCGGCACCTTTATCATTAATATTCAGAAGCTCTTCTACAAATAAAAAAGGCTCCGAATACGGTAGTTGCTTCAATATCCAATTATAAGATTTCTTCATCATCTTTTCTTATTACATCAAACTTTCGCCGCCATCAACTTTAATCACAGTTCCGGTAATCCATTTTGCTTCATCCATAGTTAACAAATACACGGCATTTGCAACGTCTTTGGGAGTGGTTAAGCGGTTCTGTGGATTTCTCTTTAATGCATTTTCTTTAATCTGTTCAAACCCGGGAATCATAGATAACGACTTGGTCATGGTAATACCTGCCTGTATACAGTTTGCTTTTATACCGATTGGTGCAAACTCTAACGCAATACTTCTGGTCAGTGCTTCTAAAGCTACTTTAGCCACCGAAACGGCACTATAATTTGGTAATGCTTTTGTATTACCTTCACTTGTAAAAGAAACTATACGAGTATCGTCTGCAAATAAATTCGCGGTAACCAGTGCTTTTGTCCAATCATATAAGCTCAGCGCCATGGCATCGAAAGTGATTCTAAAATCGGTATCGACCAAGGTTGGTCTGTTTTCAGAATACATGGGCTTAAGCGTTCCTTTAGCTACACTATGCACCATTACCTTAATCTGATGACCAGCAGGTAACTGTTGCTGAATATTAGAAATGATATCTGTGCGTTTTTCAGCATTCAAAACATCTACATTCATCGCTATTAATAGATTTCCAAAGGCACGAATTTCATCGAATCCATTTTCAATATCATCCATAGCTGCACGTCGATCTCGGTGCATAATTAAAATATGGTAGCCATGACTAGCCAATTTCTTTGCCGTAGCGAGTCCAAGTCCGCTACTTCCTCCCAATATTATAGCCCAATAGGTATTTTTCATAGTTGTCATTTACTTATGCTACCATTCTATCAATACGCGTTGTGCCGAGAAACCGGGACCAAAACTCAATATTAACCCTTGTTCGCCTGCTGCTATATCTTTTTCTAAAAAACGTTCTAATACATATAAAACAGTAGCACTACTCATGTTTCCATAAAGTCGTAACACCTCTCTGGTATCATCAATATTTTTACCTAATGCACCAAAAAGTGATTCTACTGTTTGCACTATTTTCTTTCCTCCCGGATGAAATATTAAATGGTCTACTTTCTGAATATTACTACCATACTTTTCTAAAAACGGATGTACAATTTCAGCAAAATGATTAGATATCGTTTCAGGTACAGCCGGATCAAGAATCATTTTTAATCCGTGATTGGTTAAATCGAAACCCATCATCTCAGTGGCATCTTTAAAGTGATACATTTCTTCCCCTATTATTTTTGGTCCTACAGCATCTTCTTCTGACGATAGCAGAACACAAGCCGCACCATCTCCAAAAATTGCAGCACTTACCATATTTGCCATGGAATAATCTTGAAGCTGAAAGGTTGCCGTGGGACTTTCAACAGAAACCAAAGCTATACGCTTACCAGGATTTGATTTCAAGAAATTGTGAGCATATATAAGCCCAGACACTCCTGCTGCGCAACCCATTTCTGTCACCGGAAGCCTTACCACATCTTGACGCATGCCCAATTCATTAATCAGATAAGCATCTAAAGACGGAATCATAATACCTGTACAGCTAACTGTAATAATATAATCTATTGAGGAAGCTTTCCAATTATTTTTTTGTAGCGCGTTTCTAAGTACGTTAGTACCCATACGTTTGGCTTCTTCACTATAAATCTTGTTCTTATCCTCAAAAGAAGTAGTCACAAACACATCTTCGGGTGGCATGATAGAATACCGTTTATCTACTGCAGCCCCTTCAAAAATCTTAACGACCTTTCTAGAGAAACGCTCCTCTTGTCCGCTTAACCAAAATTCAACGAGAGGAATGATATCCTTGGTATCTTTTGAATACGGTGGTAATTCTTTCGTAACACTAATAATTCTTGTATGATTCATAGTTGCTCTTAATCTTCAATCTACTTATTTCTTCTGTAAAACCCATACATATCTAAAAGCCCATTTCCATTTAATATGATGAGATGCATTTGTAACCTGATCAGCAAAATGCAATAATTCTTTCTTTACAAATGCCCTACGGATAGATAATAATCCGTCTTTCTTGGCAATTTCAGTTTTGATGAAAAACAAACTAAATGCTTTGAACAAATAATATGCGATTGGGCTCCGTTCCAAATCATTGATTACTACGCCTAACTTTGCTATTTCTACAAAGCGATTTACAAACTCAACTACTCCTTGATCTGTAAAATGATGCAAGGTTAACGTCGTCATAACCACATCAATATTCCATTCAGAAAAATCAGATTTTAAAATATCTGTATTCAGGTAACTAATCTCAGGGTAATCAGATGAATATTGCTTTGCTAATTGTAATCCTTGTTCATTAAAATCAACTCCAATCAATTTAAGTTTTACATTCTTCTTTCTTGCAGCTAATGCCAGTTTTCTAAGCATGGTTCCTTCAGCACAACCCATATCTAAAATCGTATACGATTCTTTGTTTTTTTTTTCAAGTAACTCAAAAACAGCATCTAAGCTTATACTATAACCCCCAAGCAACCTATTTACCCTATTGATATCTTGTAGTATCGTTTCAAGCTCACTAGTAGTACCTGAAAAGGTATCCATGATCTCCACTTCACTACTTCTTTGTGTAAAATCTACCATTACGATATTAATTCTCCATGGGTTTTAGAAATAATAAACTTCAATATTGATTTTGACTTTCCGACGGATTTAATTCCCATTGAAACTAATCTTTTATTCATTAAGACGGACTGTAATTTTCTACCAAACCATAAACGGGTACTAAAGGCTTTTGACCATGCCTTTTTATAATCGTGCTCTAGGTCGCTACGTTTGTAATCTGATTCATTCACATACTTTGATATTAATTCTGAAGCAATCTTTGCACTATGAATAGCCATTGCCATACCATTACCACATAACGGATGAATTAGACCTGCTGTATCTCCACACATAAGCATGTGATCGACCACATTGTCTTTCTCGTCAAAGGCTATTTGGGCAATGGTCATAGGCTGATTAAAAACTGGACTTGCATTTAATAGAAATTGTTTTAAAAATGGATTTTTGGCAACCACTTCTTTATTGAAACTTTGAATATCTTTATATTCTTTAAAACTCTCATAATTAACTAGATAACAGAAATTCACCGCACCTGTTTCCGTTTTTGAGAGTCCGCCATATCCCCCATTAAAATTGTGCAGCGCAACTATATCTTCCTGAAGATCATTAAGTACGTAATGAGCCTTTACCGCCAACCACGATTGCTTTTTCTTGCTAAATGCCCTGTCTAAGTTTTTGTCTAGCGCTGATCGCTTACCGTAAGCTCCTACAGCTATTTTAGAAGAATAGCTATTAGACTTGGTAGTAATAGTGAAAAAATCATCTGTGAATACATTTGCTATAACTTTCTCAAAGTAAAAAATGACCCCTAGCTTCTTTGCTCGTTCAAAAAGCAAATTATCAAGAGCATATCTACTTATACCGTATCCGCCCAATGGCAAATCGGTCTCAACAATAAATCCATCTTGTGTACTAATTTGAAATTGCGAAATATCTTTAGCTCCTTCAGCCTTTAGGTCTACTCCTAACCGTTTTAAATACGGATCAATTTCTTTAGATACGTACTCGCCACATACTTTATGATGCGGGTATTGCTGCATTTCAATCACAGCAACATCCAATCCCTCTGAAGCCAAATGAATAGCAGCAGTCAAGCCCGCTAGTCCGCCTCCAATAATAAGTATGCCGTGTTCTTTCACTGCATGGAAGTTACACCAAAAACAAAAAAGCCCTGCAAGTGCAGGGCTTTATTTTAACTCAATACTAAAATTTGTATCTCTTAGTTCGTTTGTGTTTGTGCTTCTTGTTTTAAAGATTCACTAGCAACAATCGCTAACTCTACACGTCTGTTCTTAGCTTTACCAGCTGAAGTTGTATTGTCACCTACTGGCTGTGTTTCACCATACCATTTTGTATCAAAGCGACTAGCATCTATCCCTTGACTTATTAAATAGCTCGTTACAGATTCTGCTCTTTGCTTAGATAAGTTCAAGTTATACTCCTCAGCACCAGCACTATCCGTATGACCTTCAACTAAAATATTAGATTGAGGATATTCCTTAAAAATTCCTACTAGTTTATCTAAAGTAACTGCAGATGTACCTTGCACGTTAGATTTGTTAGTATCGAAATACACACCAGCTTCTTCATTAAAGGTTACGTTGATACCTTCACCAACACGCTTTACTTCTGCGCCAGGTATTTCTTCTTCAATACGTTCTGCTTGACGGTCCATTCTATTACCAATATAACCACCGGCAGCACCACCTATTGCAGCACCTAAAATAGCACCAAGAGCCGTATTATTACCGCTACCAACATTATTCCCCAAAATTCCACCGATTACAGCGCCTCCTGAAGCACCAATTACCGCGCCTTTTTGTGTTTTATTTGCGTTTTTTACAGTACTACAGCTCATCACCAAGGCAAGAGCTAGAATGTAACTTGTTCTACGTAATATCATTGTTTTCATATGCTTAATTTAAAATTTAAGTAGGTTTATTTTTTACTGAATTGGTAAACTACATTTATAGGAGCACCTTCAACCATCACATTAGATTTTAATGTCATAGCTGTTTCGGTAAGGTTTTCAATATTTAAACGATAACCAGCACCTCCAGAAATATCTTGATTTTTTTCGTTAATGAATTTGAATTGTAACTGACTAGTGTAGTTCTCTTCACGTTCTACAACAGACCATCTAATATAACGATCACCACCAGTACAAAATGTTGATTGGTCAATAGTATATCTACCAGTACTATTGTTATCACGGAAAAACCACTCGCTGCCTTCTAGACATATATCTTCTACATCATTAAACAATACTGCCTTTACATTACCAGTATTACCTTCAAAAGAAACATCATTTAAAGTCCATGTGCCGCTTAGTAGATTTCTTTTTCCTCGAGCATCTTTAGACACAGAACATGAGGTTATTAAAAGTACAATACTAAAAAGTAAAATTATTTTTTTCATAAGTAAAAAATTTAGGTTTGATCTATATACGTTGCTTGTCATTTTTTGGATGGATAAAATCTATTTATTCGACCAAATAACACTGCAAAGATGCTGCTAAATATAAATACCTATTACCTCTTTTAACATATTTCTTGACGGATTTACTTAATATGCGATAAGTTCTTTTAAATCAGATTCAAACCTAGACTTTGCAAGATATTGTTCTTCAAGCTTAGTGTTAAAAGGAATAGGAGTCTCTAAACTACCCACCCTTTTTATGGGACCATCTAAATACTCAAAACAATTCTCCATGACCATTGCTGAAATATCACTGGCAATTCCCCCAAAGAGGCTATCTTCCTGCAATATAATTAGTTTACCTGTTCGCTTTACCGAATCGTAAATTGCATTGATATCTAATGGTTGTAATGTTCGTAGATCCAATAGATCTGCACGTATATCTGTATTTTTTTCCAATGTTTCTAAAGCCCAATGTACTCCTGCTCCATAAGTTACAATGGTTATTTGATCACCTTGTTTTAAAAGACTTGCTTTCCCTAATGGCAATGTGTAATAATCAACAGGTACTTCTTGATAAAAACTTCTATACAAACCTTTATGTTCAAAAAATAAAACCGGATTTGGATCCTCTATCGAAGTTGCCAACAAGCCCTTTGCATCATACGGGAATGCTGGGTATACTACTTTTAAGCCGGGAGTTTTAGTAAACCACGCCTCATTTGTCTGCGAATGAAAAGGACCTGCAGAAACGCCACCACCACAAGGCATACGAATTACAACATCTGCATTCTCTCCCCATCTATAAAAACTTTTAGCTAAATAATTTACTATTGGGTTAAAGCCACTACTTGCAAAATCTGCAAATTGCATTTCCATAACCGCCTTCATTCCGTTTATAGATAAACCCATTGCGGCAGATACAATTGCCG
Above is a window of Maribacter aquivivus DNA encoding:
- a CDS encoding TerC family protein, with translation MIVWIVFIAFVLIFLALDLGVFHKDEHVIKSKEAGIWTAIFVTVAFAFSGVIYWLFSAEIIANPTGLTPNDAVLKYITGYLIELSLSVDNVFVIAVIFSSFKIPPLYQHRVLFWGILGAIVFRALMIFFGVALITKFDWIIYVFGVFLLYTAFNMLKGDDDNFDPKNSFVFKQIKKIYPVTSTMHGHDFFVKRMGLNAATPLFVALIVIELTDILFALDSIPAILAITADPFIVFTSNILAILGLRSMYFLISRMLEKFKYINYSLVVILAFVGLKMLFSHYIHLPEWVSLTVISVALVSGILASMLIKDKE
- a CDS encoding acyl carrier protein, coding for MLKEEKYQKLKDIIKIYLPEDVAVTDIKQDSHFMNNLNINSANLVDIVLDVEDAFDIRLENDDMDQMQTVNDAMAIIDAKLAEK
- a CDS encoding beta-ketoacyl-[acyl-carrier-protein] synthase family protein, whose product is MSRRVVITGLGVCAPNGLGLTDFTNALLEGKSGLRHQPNLEKLGFGCQVAGEPLVKDNLMDKYFTPLERRGLNATGIVYGVIAGIDAWKDAGLEKNTTDEPSWDRGIIFGTGILGVDKFREAIHLIDEGNVRRLGSTSVIQTMASGISAYLGGLLGCGNQVTTNSAACTTGAEGIIMAYDRISQGKAEIMLTGSCSDSGPYVWGGFDAMRILPRGYNDNPSKASRPMSATAAGFIPGSGAGALVLESLESAQKRGAHIYVEVLGGEINSGGQLGEGSMTAPNSMAVQRCIRNAITNAGIEASNIDVINGHLTATTKDGLEIENWSKALGREHDDFPYINSFKGSVGHCLAAAGSIESVAAVLQFKEQVVFKNVNCDDIHPEISKLISESCIPRETIKHAPKIIAKASFGFGDVNACVIFKAFSKEE
- a CDS encoding 3-hydroxyacyl-ACP dehydratase FabZ family protein, whose translation is MMKKSYNWILKQLPYSEPFLFVEELLNINDKGAEGKYTFSSDADFYKGHFKNDPVTPGVILTECCAQIGLVCLGIYLLGQKTELENVGIGMSSSQMEFLLPVFPGERVRVVSNLIYFRFQKLKCEVKMYNEDDKLVCKGVLAGMIGIANE
- a CDS encoding SDR family oxidoreductase encodes the protein MKNTYWAIILGGSSGLGLATAKKLASHGYHILIMHRDRRAAMDDIENGFDEIRAFGNLLIAMNVDVLNAEKRTDIISNIQQQLPAGHQIKVMVHSVAKGTLKPMYSENRPTLVDTDFRITFDAMALSLYDWTKALVTANLFADDTRIVSFTSEGNTKALPNYSAVSVAKVALEALTRSIALEFAPIGIKANCIQAGITMTKSLSMIPGFEQIKENALKRNPQNRLTTPKDVANAVYLLTMDEAKWITGTVIKVDGGESLM
- a CDS encoding type III polyketide synthase; this encodes MNHTRIISVTKELPPYSKDTKDIIPLVEFWLSGQEERFSRKVVKIFEGAAVDKRYSIMPPEDVFVTTSFEDKNKIYSEEAKRMGTNVLRNALQKNNWKASSIDYIITVSCTGIMIPSLDAYLINELGMRQDVVRLPVTEMGCAAGVSGLIYAHNFLKSNPGKRIALVSVESPTATFQLQDYSMANMVSAAIFGDGAACVLLSSEEDAVGPKIIGEEMYHFKDATEMMGFDLTNHGLKMILDPAVPETISNHFAEIVHPFLEKYGSNIQKVDHLIFHPGGKKIVQTVESLFGALGKNIDDTREVLRLYGNMSSATVLYVLERFLEKDIAAGEQGLILSFGPGFSAQRVLIEW
- a CDS encoding methyltransferase domain-containing protein, with product MVDFTQRSSEVEIMDTFSGTTSELETILQDINRVNRLLGGYSISLDAVFELLEKKNKESYTILDMGCAEGTMLRKLALAARKKNVKLKLIGVDFNEQGLQLAKQYSSDYPEISYLNTDILKSDFSEWNIDVVMTTLTLHHFTDQGVVEFVNRFVEIAKLGVVINDLERSPIAYYLFKAFSLFFIKTEIAKKDGLLSIRRAFVKKELLHFADQVTNASHHIKWKWAFRYVWVLQKK
- a CDS encoding NAD(P)/FAD-dependent oxidoreductase, yielding MKEHGILIIGGGLAGLTAAIHLASEGLDVAVIEMQQYPHHKVCGEYVSKEIDPYLKRLGVDLKAEGAKDISQFQISTQDGFIVETDLPLGGYGISRYALDNLLFERAKKLGVIFYFEKVIANVFTDDFFTITTKSNSYSSKIAVGAYGKRSALDKNLDRAFSKKKQSWLAVKAHYVLNDLQEDIVALHNFNGGYGGLSKTETGAVNFCYLVNYESFKEYKDIQSFNKEVVAKNPFLKQFLLNASPVFNQPMTIAQIAFDEKDNVVDHMLMCGDTAGLIHPLCGNGMAMAIHSAKIASELISKYVNESDYKRSDLEHDYKKAWSKAFSTRLWFGRKLQSVLMNKRLVSMGIKSVGKSKSILKFIISKTHGELIS
- a CDS encoding OmpA family protein — translated: MKTMILRRTSYILALALVMSCSTVKNANKTQKGAVIGASGGAVIGGILGNNVGSGNNTALGAILGAAIGGAAGGYIGNRMDRQAERIEEEIPGAEVKRVGEGINVTFNEEAGVYFDTNKSNVQGTSAVTLDKLVGIFKEYPQSNILVEGHTDSAGAEEYNLNLSKQRAESVTSYLISQGIDASRFDTKWYGETQPVGDNTTSAGKAKNRRVELAIVASESLKQEAQTQTN
- a CDS encoding lipocalin family protein; this encodes MKKIILLFSIVLLITSCSVSKDARGKRNLLSGTWTLNDVSFEGNTGNVKAVLFNDVEDICLEGSEWFFRDNNSTGRYTIDQSTFCTGGDRYIRWSVVEREENYTSQLQFKFINEKNQDISGGAGYRLNIENLTETAMTLKSNVMVEGAPINVVYQFSKK